The proteins below are encoded in one region of Clostridium fermenticellae:
- a CDS encoding transketolase family protein: MGNKIATREAYGKTLAEIGLKNKKIVVLDADLSKSTKTAEFKKVCPERFVNMGIAEANMMTVAAGISTCDKIPFVSTFAVFATGRAFEQIRNSICYPRLNVKICATHAGLTVGEDGASHQSVEDISLMRSIPNMTVICPSDAVETEKAIKAVTEFNGPCYVRLGRSAVPVINDNLNYDFEIGKAVTLKEGRDAVVFATGIMVSAALEAHDILAEEGIEAKVVNIHTIKPIDREAVINSAKETHLVVTAEEHSIIGGLGSAVCEVLSEDCPTPVIRVGIKDTFGESGKPAELLEKYGLTAKDIVNAVKKGLTLKK, from the coding sequence ATGGGTAATAAGATAGCTACAAGAGAAGCTTATGGTAAAACTCTCGCTGAAATAGGACTAAAAAATAAAAAGATAGTTGTACTCGATGCAGATTTATCTAAGTCTACTAAAACTGCAGAATTTAAAAAAGTATGTCCTGAAAGATTTGTAAATATGGGGATAGCAGAGGCCAATATGATGACGGTAGCAGCTGGCATTTCAACTTGTGATAAAATACCATTTGTAAGCACATTTGCTGTATTTGCAACTGGAAGAGCTTTTGAACAGATAAGAAATTCGATTTGCTACCCTAGGTTAAATGTAAAAATATGTGCAACTCATGCTGGATTAACTGTAGGTGAAGATGGAGCATCTCATCAGTCAGTTGAAGATATATCCCTTATGAGGAGTATTCCGAATATGACAGTAATTTGTCCTAGCGATGCTGTTGAAACCGAAAAGGCAATTAAAGCAGTGACAGAGTTTAATGGACCTTGCTATGTTAGACTTGGAAGATCAGCAGTCCCCGTTATAAATGATAATCTTAACTATGATTTTGAAATCGGTAAGGCTGTTACTTTAAAAGAAGGCAGGGATGCAGTTGTTTTTGCAACAGGTATAATGGTAAGTGCTGCTCTAGAGGCTCATGATATATTGGCTGAGGAAGGCATTGAAGCTAAGGTTGTTAACATACATACCATAAAACCTATAGACAGAGAAGCAGTTATAAATTCAGCTAAAGAAACTCATTTGGTGGTAACTGCGGAAGAACACAGCATAATAGGTGGCTTAGGCTCGGCTGTATGCGAGGTTTTAAGTGAAGATTGCCCGACTCCAGTAATAAGAGTAGGTATAAAAGACACATTTGGAGAGAGCGGAAAACCGGCAGAGTTACTAGAAAAGTATGGCTTAACTGCTAAAGATATAGTTAATGCTGTTAAAAAAGGATTAACACTTAAAAAATAG
- the ftsE gene encoding cell division ATP-binding protein FtsE, producing the protein MIQFKNVSKIYNNNVFALSNLNVEIKQGEFVFLVGPSGAGKSTFVKMLLKETQPTNGQIIVNNMDITNLNRREIPYYRRKIGVVFQDFRLIPTLNVYENVAFAMRVVQAPAKEIRKKVPLLLSLVGLANKYKAFPNQLSGGEQQRVSLARAIVNSPSILIADEPTGNLDPETAMGIVDTINDINKAGTTVVMATHAREIVNSMKKRVIALEKGVVIRDEQGGVYGYDD; encoded by the coding sequence ATGATACAATTTAAAAATGTAAGTAAGATTTACAATAATAACGTATTTGCATTGTCTAATTTAAATGTAGAAATAAAGCAAGGTGAATTCGTATTTTTAGTTGGACCAAGCGGAGCTGGTAAATCTACTTTTGTAAAAATGCTTTTAAAGGAAACTCAGCCTACTAATGGACAGATTATAGTAAATAATATGGATATAACAAATTTAAATAGAAGGGAAATACCATATTACAGAAGAAAGATTGGAGTTGTATTTCAAGATTTTAGATTGATTCCTACTTTAAATGTTTATGAGAATGTAGCTTTTGCTATGAGAGTAGTACAGGCACCTGCAAAAGAAATAAGAAAAAAAGTTCCACTGCTTTTATCTCTTGTTGGATTAGCCAATAAGTATAAGGCTTTTCCGAATCAGTTATCTGGAGGAGAACAGCAGAGGGTTTCACTTGCAAGAGCTATTGTAAATAGTCCGTCTATATTAATTGCAGATGAGCCAACAGGAAACTTGGATCCGGAGACTGCCATGGGAATAGTTGATACAATAAATGACATAAACAAGGCAGGAACTACAGTAGTTATGGCTACACATGCCAGGGAAATTGTTAATAGTATGAAGAAAAGAGTAATAGCATTAGAAAAGGGCGTAGTAATCAGGGACGAGCAAGGAGGTGTTTACGGATATGATGATTAG
- a CDS encoding S41 family peptidase: MNNKKKWISLAVAIVIVTNVITMLGTGAYIKSNYEIDKFQKLFQVKNALYKYYDGPINESDLVEGAVKGMTSALNDPYTVFMNKEENEDFNTETEGKYSGVGIVVQASGDKVIAADVLDDSPAKKGGILPKDEIQKVNGKAVSGKNLDKAASMMKGNENTEVTLTIYRSSKGTFDVKLKRAKLNTVTVKSEMINNKVGYIQVSMFDENTANNFKSNLKKLQDKGMKSLIIDLRGNPGGLLNECVDMVSNFVPKDKVIVSTVDKYKSSKKYKSTGGEAIGMPVTILTNAGTASASEIFSGALKDYKLATLVGEKTFGKGVVQTMFNTGNGTSLKVTIAKYYTPNGVNINHIGIKPDVNVKYPEELLKKQYNRSEDPQFSKALEIAESKVK, from the coding sequence ATGAATAATAAAAAGAAATGGATATCATTAGCTGTAGCTATAGTAATAGTAACTAATGTTATAACTATGCTGGGAACTGGAGCTTACATAAAAAGCAACTATGAAATTGACAAATTTCAAAAACTATTTCAAGTTAAAAATGCACTTTATAAATATTATGATGGGCCAATTAATGAGTCTGATTTAGTTGAAGGAGCAGTTAAAGGAATGACATCAGCATTAAATGATCCTTATACTGTATTTATGAATAAGGAAGAAAATGAGGATTTTAATACAGAAACTGAAGGAAAATATAGTGGGGTTGGAATTGTAGTTCAGGCCAGTGGAGATAAAGTAATAGCGGCAGATGTTCTTGATGATTCCCCGGCGAAAAAAGGAGGAATATTGCCTAAGGATGAAATCCAAAAGGTAAATGGCAAGGCTGTAAGTGGAAAAAATTTGGATAAAGCGGCTTCGATGATGAAGGGAAACGAAAATACGGAGGTTACTTTGACTATATATAGATCAAGTAAGGGAACCTTTGATGTTAAATTAAAGAGAGCTAAATTAAATACAGTCACTGTGAAGAGTGAGATGATAAACAATAAAGTAGGATATATACAGGTTTCTATGTTTGATGAAAATACAGCAAATAATTTTAAGTCAAATTTGAAGAAACTTCAGGATAAAGGTATGAAGTCACTTATAATTGATTTAAGAGGAAATCCAGGTGGACTGCTTAATGAGTGTGTTGATATGGTTTCAAATTTCGTTCCTAAAGATAAAGTAATAGTTTCGACTGTAGATAAATATAAAAGTAGTAAGAAATATAAATCAACAGGAGGAGAAGCTATAGGAATGCCAGTTACAATACTTACTAATGCCGGTACGGCAAGTGCTTCAGAGATATTTTCAGGTGCCCTTAAGGATTATAAACTTGCAACTTTAGTTGGAGAAAAGACATTTGGAAAAGGAGTAGTTCAGACTATGTTTAATACTGGCAATGGAACTTCACTTAAAGTTACAATTGCAAAATATTATACTCCAAATGGGGTAAATATAAATCATATAGGAATAAAACCAGATGTAAATGTAAAATATCCAGAGGAACTTCTTAAAAAGCAATATAACAGAAGTGAAGATCCTCAATTTTCTAAGGCTCTTGAAATAGCCGAAAGTAAAGTTAAATAG
- a CDS encoding transketolase yields the protein MKKSIEELTQMAKVIRKDIITMLTESASGHPGGSLSSVEILTTLYFNEMNIDPENPGDLDRDRFVLSKGHAAPALYSVLCRRGFFDVKKLKTLRKINSTLQGHPNMNEVSGIDMSTGSLGQGISAAVGMAIAGKIDGKNYRVYFILGDGELEEGQVWEASMAAAQYKLDNLTAFVDHNGLQIDGPCEEVMSAEPITDKFKAFRWNVIEIDGHDFNQIIDAIEQAKKTKGKPTVIVCKTVKGKGVSFMENQVEWHGSAPNQEQCDIALKEIGGEE from the coding sequence GTGAAAAAAAGTATAGAAGAATTAACTCAAATGGCTAAGGTTATTAGAAAAGATATAATAACTATGCTAACAGAATCAGCTTCAGGTCATCCAGGAGGTTCATTATCTTCTGTAGAGATTTTAACTACACTATATTTTAACGAAATGAATATTGATCCTGAAAATCCAGGGGATCTTGATAGAGACAGATTTGTACTTTCTAAAGGTCATGCAGCACCAGCACTTTATAGTGTGCTTTGCAGAAGAGGATTTTTTGACGTTAAAAAATTAAAGACACTAAGAAAGATTAATTCTACTTTACAAGGACACCCTAATATGAATGAAGTTAGTGGAATAGATATGTCTACTGGTTCACTAGGACAGGGAATTTCGGCTGCAGTTGGTATGGCTATAGCCGGAAAAATAGATGGAAAAAATTATAGAGTGTACTTCATACTTGGTGATGGAGAACTTGAAGAAGGTCAAGTTTGGGAAGCTTCGATGGCAGCTGCTCAATACAAATTAGATAATCTTACAGCTTTTGTTGATCATAATGGACTTCAAATTGATGGACCATGTGAAGAAGTTATGTCAGCTGAACCAATAACAGATAAATTTAAAGCATTTAGATGGAATGTTATAGAAATTGATGGACACGATTTTAATCAGATAATTGATGCTATAGAACAGGCTAAGAAGACAAAGGGAAAACCAACTGTTATCGTATGTAAAACCGTAAAAGGCAAAGGCGTATCATTTATGGAAAATCAAGTTGAATGGCATGGCTCCGCACCTAATCAGGAACAATGTGATATAGCTTTGAAAGAAATCGGAGGTGAAGAGTAA
- a CDS encoding CopG family ribbon-helix-helix protein produces MSNSKRLVVDLSETLYNEFNKALKEDCKKRSEFIREAIILYIKEKKRLSKIEQMESGYKEMAKLNLEFAEMGFASDMKELKEYEAKLSESDLADDNDSEKRRYILC; encoded by the coding sequence ATGTCAAATTCAAAAAGATTAGTAGTCGACCTCTCAGAAACACTTTACAATGAATTTAATAAGGCACTAAAAGAAGATTGCAAAAAAAGAAGTGAATTTATTAGAGAAGCCATCATATTATATATTAAAGAGAAAAAAAGATTAAGTAAGATAGAGCAAATGGAAAGTGGTTATAAAGAAATGGCAAAACTTAATTTGGAATTTGCAGAAATGGGCTTTGCAAGTGACATGAAGGAATTAAAAGAATATGAAGCAAAGCTTTCGGAGAGTGATTTGGCAGATGACAACGATAGTGAAAAGAGGAGATATATTCTATGCTGA
- a CDS encoding type II toxin-antitoxin system PemK/MazF family toxin — protein MTTIVKRGDIFYADLSPVVGSEQGGIRPVIIIQNDVGNKYSPTVIISAITSQINKAKLPTHVEISSEAYGLNKDSVVLLEQIRTLDKRRLKERIGHMTESDMKKVDDALLISIGLQ, from the coding sequence ATGACAACGATAGTGAAAAGAGGAGATATATTCTATGCTGATTTAAGCCCTGTAGTTGGCTCTGAACAAGGTGGGATAAGACCTGTAATTATAATTCAAAATGATGTAGGTAATAAATATAGCCCCACTGTAATAATATCAGCAATTACGTCGCAGATAAATAAGGCAAAGCTTCCTACACATGTGGAGATTTCATCAGAGGCCTATGGACTTAATAAAGATTCTGTAGTTTTGCTGGAACAGATAAGAACTTTAGATAAGAGAAGATTAAAAGAAAGAATAGGTCATATGACAGAGTCAGACATGAAAAAGGTTGATGATGCACTTTTGATAAGCATAGGGTTACAATAG
- a CDS encoding germination lipoprotein GerS-related protein: MKRVLLISLCLLIAVFQIGCENKDRDAEKNLKYIRNLDSYVCNVNISMKNDKQTVTYSGKQFYDKTYGLRFNLGNNRIYIYKDENVFVKDLKSNNEYTTRKDSDSIFKLSFVAYYITLLYTDENIKNSFKKLNNEEYQIVSLDIPGNNKNVSSADLYIRLSDKVPKYLYVYGLKGKENIKVEYLSFDPNRKLSKRIFDTK, translated from the coding sequence GTGAAAAGAGTATTATTAATTAGTTTGTGTCTTTTAATTGCAGTATTTCAGATTGGATGTGAAAATAAAGATAGGGATGCTGAAAAAAATTTAAAGTATATCAGAAACCTGGACAGCTATGTTTGCAATGTTAACATAAGCATGAAAAATGATAAGCAAACAGTGACTTATAGTGGAAAGCAATTCTATGATAAGACATATGGATTAAGGTTCAACCTTGGAAATAACAGAATATATATTTATAAAGATGAGAATGTGTTTGTAAAAGACTTAAAAAGCAATAATGAATATACTACCAGAAAAGATTCCGATAGTATATTCAAATTAAGTTTTGTTGCATATTACATAACTTTATTGTATACAGATGAAAATATAAAGAATTCATTTAAAAAATTGAATAATGAGGAATATCAAATCGTGAGTCTGGACATTCCTGGAAACAATAAAAATGTGAGCAGCGCTGATTTATATATTAGATTGTCTGATAAGGTTCCTAAGTATTTGTATGTTTATGGCTTAAAGGGTAAGGAAAACATCAAAGTGGAATATTTATCATTTGATCCTAATAGGAAGCTTAGTAAGCGTATTTTTGATACTAAATAA
- a CDS encoding NAD(P)H-hydrate dehydratase, translating to MKIATVNVMRKIDSYCIEELGIPGIVLMENAALKVIENLKLDKFDRFCIICSKGNNGGDGFSVARHLTIMKKCVDVFLIGNSDRMSHDCKVNYNILKNIGVNAVNVSSKENIDVLGKAILQSDIVVDAMFGTGLSRDISGIFDSVITLVNEYGKYIVAIDAPSGFESDTGKILGNCIKADETVTFGLYKKGFLSYGADKFTGKISVKNIGIPQFAVDKFTEDDFITNRYMIKRDLRVRDKYSHKGDYGRVMIFAGSAGFTGAAYICTQGAVRCGSGLVTLCCSKNIQELLSSKLIEAMTISTDDDQDMLKLLKKCDAVAFGPGLKNSEATLDLLKKVIFNYDGDVVLDADGLNVLSGKLNIIKKSKCKFIFTPHAGEMSRITGLSVEYINENRIDVSKKFARDNHVVVLLKGYNTVVTDGYRTFINPTGNSSMASGGMGDCLTGIIVSLLGQGYDPLEAAYIGAFLHGYCGDKLSRNMYSVNASHIIDQIPFAIKELLS from the coding sequence TTGAAGATTGCGACTGTAAATGTAATGAGGAAGATAGATAGTTATTGCATAGAGGAACTAGGGATACCGGGTATAGTTCTTATGGAGAATGCTGCCTTAAAAGTTATAGAGAATCTTAAGCTGGATAAGTTTGATAGATTCTGTATAATTTGTTCAAAAGGCAATAATGGTGGTGACGGATTTTCTGTAGCAAGACATCTTACTATTATGAAAAAGTGCGTAGATGTATTTTTAATTGGAAATAGTGATAGGATGAGTCATGATTGCAAAGTTAATTATAATATTTTGAAAAACATTGGAGTAAATGCAGTAAATGTAAGTTCTAAGGAAAATATTGATGTTTTAGGGAAAGCAATACTTCAAAGTGATATTGTTGTTGATGCTATGTTTGGTACAGGCCTTTCGAGGGATATAAGTGGAATTTTTGACTCTGTTATAACACTTGTCAACGAATATGGCAAGTATATTGTAGCTATAGATGCTCCTTCCGGATTTGAAAGTGATACAGGCAAAATACTTGGGAATTGCATTAAAGCAGATGAGACTGTGACATTCGGGTTATATAAAAAAGGATTTTTAAGCTATGGAGCAGACAAATTTACCGGGAAGATAAGTGTTAAGAATATAGGAATACCACAGTTTGCAGTTGATAAATTTACAGAAGATGATTTTATAACAAATCGCTATATGATAAAGAGGGATCTTAGAGTTAGAGATAAATACTCCCATAAAGGCGATTATGGAAGAGTTATGATTTTTGCAGGTTCTGCCGGATTTACAGGTGCAGCTTATATATGTACACAAGGAGCAGTTAGATGTGGCTCTGGACTTGTAACATTATGCTGCAGTAAAAACATTCAGGAACTTTTGTCCTCTAAACTTATTGAAGCTATGACAATTTCAACTGATGATGATCAAGATATGTTAAAACTCTTAAAAAAATGTGATGCTGTTGCTTTTGGACCGGGACTTAAAAATAGTGAGGCAACTTTAGATCTGCTTAAAAAGGTCATATTTAACTATGACGGTGATGTTGTATTAGATGCAGATGGCCTGAATGTTTTGAGTGGAAAGCTTAATATAATAAAAAAAAGTAAATGTAAATTTATATTTACCCCGCATGCAGGAGAAATGTCTAGAATTACAGGACTCAGTGTGGAATACATAAATGAAAACAGAATTGATGTTTCAAAAAAATTTGCAAGAGATAATCATGTAGTAGTGCTTTTGAAAGGATATAATACTGTGGTTACCGATGGATATAGAACTTTTATAAATCCTACAGGTAATAGTTCTATGGCATCGGGAGGAATGGGCGACTGTTTAACTGGTATTATAGTATCACTTTTAGGACAGGGATATGACCCTCTTGAGGCTGCATATATTGGAGCATTTTTACATGGATATTGTGGGGATAAATTATCCAGGAATATGTATTCTGTAAATGCAAGTCATATAATAGATCAAATTCCGTTTGCAATTAAAGAACTTCTAAGCTGA
- a CDS encoding DUF6514 family protein produces the protein MVIESLVKVNEFEGIKYNYIYKLLKDKVMITYKKQALELECYGIEIERQDLKDNKIINSEKDFVKNISPQKYKVYNLLKMLYNNGVSPIHLIDVLGEYIDEYIIDFDDKINMCINY, from the coding sequence ATGGTAATAGAAAGTTTGGTTAAGGTTAATGAATTTGAGGGGATAAAGTATAACTATATTTATAAATTATTAAAAGATAAGGTGATGATTACATATAAGAAGCAAGCTTTGGAACTAGAATGTTATGGTATAGAAATTGAGAGACAGGATTTAAAGGATAATAAAATTATAAACTCGGAGAAAGATTTTGTTAAAAATATAAGTCCACAAAAATACAAGGTATATAATCTTCTTAAAATGCTGTATAATAATGGCGTTTCTCCTATACATCTTATAGATGTACTTGGAGAATATATTGATGAATATATAATAGATTTTGATGATAAGATAAACATGTGTATTAATTATTAA
- a CDS encoding YihY/virulence factor BrkB family protein, with protein sequence MKNISVQCIKNLIFRFFDDDILALSSQLAYGFIFAFFPFMIFLMTLIGYSPISSGNVLDGLDRLLPDEALYLIKTTVIEVVDSRKSNLMSFSLIFTIWSVSSGFDAVIKGINKAYDEKENRSYFKLKLISILFTFELTVMILILIFLLVFGQIIGNSIASKYGFSYQFKVIWNFARYAIIISTTIFIFASLYHYTPSKRLAWSDVMPGSFFATIGLILVSIGFAYYVNTFTNYSLLYGSIGAVIVFLTWLFLMSIIILLGGEINAIFVSKCGTKE encoded by the coding sequence GTGAAAAACATAAGTGTTCAGTGTATTAAAAATTTAATTTTTAGATTTTTTGATGATGACATATTGGCACTGTCTTCTCAGCTGGCATATGGTTTTATATTTGCCTTTTTTCCATTTATGATATTTCTTATGACACTTATTGGATATAGTCCAATAAGCAGTGGAAATGTATTGGATGGACTCGATAGGCTGCTCCCGGACGAAGCACTGTATCTTATAAAAACTACTGTTATTGAAGTTGTCGATTCGAGGAAAAGCAATTTGATGTCATTTAGCTTGATTTTTACAATATGGTCTGTGTCATCAGGTTTTGATGCAGTTATAAAGGGAATTAACAAGGCATATGATGAAAAAGAAAATAGAAGCTATTTTAAACTTAAATTAATAAGTATATTGTTTACATTTGAACTTACTGTAATGATATTAATTTTAATATTTTTATTGGTGTTTGGACAAATAATAGGGAATTCAATTGCAAGTAAATACGGTTTTTCATACCAATTTAAAGTAATTTGGAATTTTGCAAGATATGCAATAATTATTTCAACTACTATATTTATTTTTGCATCGCTGTATCATTATACTCCCAGTAAACGACTTGCCTGGAGTGATGTTATGCCGGGTTCATTTTTTGCTACAATAGGACTTATATTAGTATCAATTGGATTTGCATATTATGTTAATACATTTACTAATTATTCACTTTTATATGGCAGTATTGGTGCAGTTATTGTATTTTTAACATGGCTTTTTTTGATGTCAATCATAATATTGCTCGGTGGAGAAATAAATGCGATTTTTGTTTCCAAGTGTGGGACTAAAGAGTAA
- the acpS gene encoding holo-ACP synthase — MIFGVGIDIVEIRRIKEVLEEHSNFLEKNFSKNEMEYFKRRNLRPEFVAGRFAAKEAVSKALGTGFSGFEIKDIEIDRTASGKPTVVLKGKAKLIAQKYGEYKIHVSISHGLDSAVAYAVMEVDKLEDCDCKCNEEDR, encoded by the coding sequence TTGATATTTGGTGTTGGAATCGATATAGTTGAGATTAGAAGAATTAAGGAAGTATTAGAAGAACATTCGAATTTTCTAGAAAAAAATTTTTCTAAAAATGAAATGGAGTACTTCAAAAGAAGGAATTTGAGACCGGAGTTTGTTGCAGGAAGATTTGCAGCTAAAGAGGCCGTTTCGAAAGCTCTTGGTACTGGATTCAGCGGCTTTGAGATCAAAGACATTGAAATCGATAGGACTGCTTCTGGAAAACCTACCGTTGTATTAAAAGGAAAGGCAAAGCTTATAGCACAAAAATATGGAGAATACAAGATACATGTAAGTATATCTCATGGTTTAGATAGTGCTGTAGCCTATGCTGTAATGGAGGTTGATAAACTTGAAGATTGCGACTGTAAATGTAATGAGGAAGATAGATAG
- the ftsX gene encoding permease-like cell division protein FtsX has protein sequence MMISTSKFFVSEALKSLKRNKTISIASAATVAATLFILGIFLILVLNVKQGILQVESKVEVKIYLKDNITMTDQQNLENRLKSVNGVVDVNYESKSDAMQKFKTQLGEQNKGLLDGLDKNNPMPSSYIVRVNDPEVVSNVVQSVNGMSGIDSIKDGRDIVNKLISIIRTIKWVGSIIFIILAGVSLFLIGNTIRLTVYSRRREIGIMKYIGATDWFIRWPFIIEGIIIGIAGGIISDVVLFYLYRLAYAKISSGLIVMNLISPTYVITTVLLLFIVVGAVIGSIGSIISMRKFLAV, from the coding sequence ATGATGATTAGTACATCTAAATTTTTTGTATCTGAAGCATTAAAAAGTTTAAAGAGAAATAAAACTATAAGTATTGCATCTGCAGCAACTGTTGCAGCAACCCTTTTTATTTTGGGAATATTCCTGATATTAGTACTTAATGTTAAACAGGGGATTCTTCAAGTTGAATCTAAGGTTGAAGTTAAAATATATCTGAAGGATAACATAACTATGACTGATCAGCAGAATTTGGAAAACAGGCTTAAATCAGTAAATGGTGTAGTTGATGTAAACTATGAGAGTAAATCTGATGCAATGCAGAAGTTTAAAACGCAGCTTGGCGAACAAAATAAAGGATTGCTTGATGGATTAGATAAAAATAATCCAATGCCTAGTTCTTATATAGTTAGAGTTAATGACCCTGAAGTAGTTTCAAATGTTGTACAGAGTGTAAATGGAATGAGTGGAATAGACAGCATTAAGGATGGAAGAGATATTGTAAATAAACTTATATCCATAATAAGGACCATAAAATGGGTGGGAAGTATAATATTTATAATATTGGCCGGTGTTTCGCTATTTCTCATAGGAAATACTATAAGGCTTACAGTTTATTCAAGAAGAAGAGAAATAGGGATAATGAAATATATAGGTGCTACAGATTGGTTTATAAGGTGGCCTTTTATAATAGAAGGTATAATTATAGGTATAGCTGGAGGAATAATTTCAGATGTTGTACTGTTCTATTTATATAGATTGGCATATGCTAAGATTTCATCAGGACTTATAGTAATGAATTTAATAAGTCCAACTTATGTAATAACAACTGTATTACTTTTATTTATTGTAGTTGGAGCCGTTATTGGTTCAATTGGAAGTATTATTTCTATGAGAAAATTTCTTGCAGTATAG
- a CDS encoding DNA glycosylase: MKEYVFNIYETIDMFKYLIYEWWHSNERKFPWRKTNNSYFILVSEMMLQRTKAEQVEDVYKRFIEVYPDIYSLAKSKPQQVNCIVKSLGLKDRYKVFINAASFIIHNYNGKIPDTRDDLLCIPGVGEYVSGMVMNCAFKKREYVVDTNIARIFNRILDLNLKGEIRRKKEIIEYSSAYFDTENSRQYAYAILDFAAAICKSINPLCGICPVNKYGICRFAIS, encoded by the coding sequence TTGAAAGAATATGTATTTAATATTTATGAAACAATAGATATGTTTAAATATCTTATATACGAGTGGTGGCATAGTAATGAAAGGAAGTTCCCCTGGAGAAAAACAAATAATTCGTATTTTATCTTAGTATCTGAAATGATGCTTCAAAGGACGAAAGCTGAGCAGGTTGAAGATGTATATAAAAGATTTATAGAAGTCTATCCGGATATATATTCTCTGGCAAAATCAAAGCCACAGCAAGTTAATTGCATTGTAAAATCTTTAGGATTAAAGGATAGATACAAAGTTTTTATAAATGCTGCAAGTTTTATTATTCATAATTATAATGGCAAAATACCTGATACGAGGGATGATCTTTTATGTATTCCAGGTGTCGGAGAATATGTTTCGGGAATGGTAATGAACTGTGCTTTTAAAAAGAGAGAATATGTAGTTGATACCAATATTGCAAGAATTTTTAATAGAATTCTGGATTTGAATTTGAAAGGTGAAATTCGAAGAAAAAAAGAAATTATAGAATATTCCTCTGCATATTTTGATACTGAAAATTCCAGACAGTATGCATATGCTATACTTGATTTTGCAGCGGCTATATGCAAAAGTATTAATCCGTTATGTGGTATATGTCCTGTAAATAAATATGGAATATGTAGATTTGCAATCTCATAA